A genomic region of Lachnoclostridium edouardi contains the following coding sequences:
- a CDS encoding Txe/YoeB family addiction module toxin → MFRIVYEKQAVRDIKNLKTAKLDKKAKDLVEIVRTNPYQNPPSYEKLVGNLSGFYSRRINIQHRFIYQVYEEKVIVDGTTYDGTVKIISMWSHYEDM, encoded by the coding sequence ATGTTTCGGATTGTTTATGAAAAGCAGGCTGTTAGGGACATAAAGAATTTGAAGACGGCAAAACTTGATAAAAAGGCAAAAGACTTGGTGGAAATTGTAAGAACAAATCCATATCAAAATCCTCCCTCCTATGAAAAGTTAGTGGGAAATCTTTCAGGATTTTATTCGCGCCGGATTAATATTCAACATCGGTTTATTTATCAGGTGTATGAAGAAAAAGTTATTGTTGACGGAACTACATATGATGGAACAGTGAAAATTATTAGCATGTGGTCGCATTATGAAGATATGTAA
- a CDS encoding type II toxin-antitoxin system Phd/YefM family antitoxin, whose amino-acid sequence MRKFYFTKESVLNEREEYITKEVDKRKGDFIMSTINITNARKDLYNLVENVVTYNEPVLIVGKKGNAVLLSENDWNAIQETIFLNSVPGLAEQIIKGGHTSLEECLPEEKVEW is encoded by the coding sequence ATGAGAAAATTTTACTTTACAAAAGAGTCCGTACTGAATGAACGAGAAGAATACATTACCAAAGAAGTTGATAAAAGAAAAGGAGATTTTATTATGTCAACAATTAATATTACAAATGCAAGAAAGGATCTTTATAACCTGGTTGAAAATGTTGTGACTTACAATGAACCGGTTCTTATTGTAGGAAAAAAGGGAAATGCAGTTCTATTATCAGAAAATGATTGGAATGCAATACAAGAGACAATATTTTTAAATTCTGTACCAGGTTTGGCAGAACAGATTATAAAAGGAGGTCATACTTCTTTAGAAGAATGTCTGCCAGAAGAAAAGGTTGAGTGGTAA